A stretch of the Halomonas sp. CH40 genome encodes the following:
- a CDS encoding Rpn family recombination-promoting nuclease/putative transposase, with product MPLSYGIVIILVKTIKAWMRMNELLDPTNDYVFKRLFAEAPALLVDLINDLRPDLPDIVSVEIINPNIEPVELTGKYIILDVLARDNAGDCYNVEVQVRRYNAWHKRGLFYLARTLSRQLSTGENYQDLRASVGLHLLDFDLFTANEREQAQATWRFEMRDENQPEVTLGNTLQMNLIELNKADRLGLSKGPLGAWIIFFKHWQEELTMANVSHEPVKRAMNRIRELSADEETRRLAFVRERALHDEVSLLSDARQEGLKQGLEQGLEQGLEQGLEQGREAVALNLIDMGLLTDAQIATASGLSEADVKALRRRE from the coding sequence GTGCCGTTATCCTACGGTATTGTGATAATATTAGTGAAAACTATAAAGGCATGGATGCGTATGAACGAATTACTGGACCCTACCAATGATTATGTCTTCAAGCGTTTGTTTGCTGAGGCTCCCGCGTTATTAGTTGATCTGATTAACGATTTACGCCCTGATCTGCCGGATATTGTTTCCGTCGAAATTATTAACCCCAACATTGAACCGGTCGAACTGACAGGGAAATACATTATCCTCGATGTGCTGGCGCGTGATAATGCGGGGGACTGCTATAATGTAGAGGTACAGGTGCGACGATATAACGCTTGGCACAAACGCGGCTTATTTTATCTGGCTCGCACCTTGAGCCGGCAGTTGAGCACCGGTGAGAATTATCAGGATCTGCGTGCTTCCGTGGGTTTGCATCTTCTCGATTTTGATTTGTTTACCGCGAATGAAAGAGAGCAAGCGCAGGCTACTTGGCGGTTTGAAATGCGTGATGAAAACCAGCCTGAGGTCACGCTTGGGAACACGCTGCAGATGAACCTGATCGAATTGAATAAGGCAGATCGCCTGGGTTTGTCAAAAGGCCCTCTCGGCGCCTGGATCATTTTCTTCAAACACTGGCAGGAGGAACTCACCATGGCCAATGTATCGCATGAACCGGTTAAACGGGCGATGAACCGTATCCGGGAGCTAAGTGCCGATGAAGAAACCCGTCGCCTTGCCTTTGTTCGCGAACGCGCCCTACATGATGAAGTCTCGTTGTTGAGTGACGCCAGGCAAGAAGGCTTGAAGCAAGGGCTGGAGCAAGGACTGGAACAAGGGCTGGAGCAAGGGCTGGAGCAAGGGCGTGAAGCAGTGGCGCTAAACCTGATTGATATGGGGCTGCTGACTGATGCTCAGATCGCGACTGCTTCAGGGCTCAGCGAAGCAGATGTTAAAGCGCTGCGGCGGCGTGAATAG